A stretch of the Paenibacillus dendritiformis genome encodes the following:
- a CDS encoding rhodanese-like domain-containing protein, which produces MRPIKTIEAAELRSRLQRGEALNMIDVREDEEVALGMIPGAKHIPMNEIPERLEEIDPAEETVFICRSGYRSERVCEYLQHLGRDNAVNLEGGMLSWAELEPED; this is translated from the coding sequence ATGAGACCCATCAAGACCATTGAAGCCGCGGAGCTGAGAAGCCGGCTGCAGCGCGGCGAAGCGTTAAACATGATCGATGTGCGCGAGGACGAGGAAGTTGCCCTAGGCATGATTCCCGGCGCCAAGCATATTCCGATGAACGAGATTCCGGAACGGCTTGAAGAGATCGATCCGGCGGAAGAGACCGTCTTCATCTGCCGCAGCGGCTACCGCAGCGAGCGTGTGTGCGAATATTTGCAGCACCTTGGCAGGGACAATGCCGTGAATCTGGAAGGCGGCATGCTCTCCTGGGCCGAGTTGGAACCCGAGGACTAA
- the aroA gene encoding 3-phosphoshikimate 1-carboxyvinyltransferase produces the protein MDVIVRPTSRLQGEIQALSSKNYTTRYLLAAGLAEGTSTIYYPAHSEDSDAMRRCLRDLGAVLEEDDEKLVITGFGPRPQLAGPAHELNVGNAGAVLRFLMAVAALLPEANFINAYPDSLGKRPHDDLIAALTQLGVEVSHREGKLPITIRGGEPKGGHIRVSGSVSSQFLSALLFLTPLLKEDSVIEVVDDLKSKVVVGQTLEVLAQAGIRIDAREDLMYFRVPGNQSYEAKTYVVQGDYPGSAAVLAAAAVVPSDIVVTGLTEDSKQGERAIVDVLRMMDVPLEHANATVRIQGGGPLKAVEFDGDAATDAVLAMVAAAVFADGTSRFYNVENLRYKECDRITDYVAELRKAGADVEERQAEIIVHGKPQGVAGGVEINAHYDHRVIMALTVVGLRAQQPVRIRDAHHVAKSYPQYFDHLKALGAQVEWVEG, from the coding sequence ATGGACGTTATCGTAAGGCCGACATCCCGGCTGCAAGGTGAGATTCAGGCATTGTCATCCAAAAATTATACGACCCGGTACTTGCTTGCCGCCGGATTGGCGGAAGGAACGAGCACGATATACTATCCGGCCCACAGTGAAGATAGCGATGCCATGCGCCGCTGTCTGCGCGATCTTGGCGCGGTGCTGGAGGAGGACGACGAGAAGCTGGTCATTACCGGCTTCGGACCCCGTCCGCAGCTGGCAGGTCCGGCACATGAACTGAATGTGGGCAATGCCGGAGCGGTGCTGCGGTTTTTGATGGCCGTGGCCGCTTTGCTGCCGGAGGCGAACTTCATCAATGCTTATCCGGACTCGCTAGGGAAGCGGCCGCATGACGATCTGATTGCGGCGCTCACCCAGCTGGGGGTGGAAGTGTCGCATCGCGAGGGCAAGCTGCCGATCACCATTCGCGGAGGCGAGCCGAAGGGCGGACATATCCGCGTATCGGGAAGCGTCAGCTCGCAGTTCCTTAGCGCCTTGCTCTTCCTCACTCCGCTTCTGAAGGAGGACAGCGTCATCGAGGTCGTGGACGATCTCAAGTCCAAGGTTGTCGTCGGCCAGACGCTGGAAGTGCTGGCTCAGGCGGGGATTCGCATCGACGCCCGGGAAGATTTGATGTATTTTCGGGTGCCTGGCAACCAAAGCTATGAAGCGAAGACCTATGTCGTGCAGGGGGATTATCCGGGTTCGGCCGCGGTGCTGGCGGCGGCGGCCGTCGTTCCATCCGACATCGTCGTCACAGGTCTGACCGAGGACAGCAAGCAGGGAGAGCGCGCGATTGTCGATGTGCTGCGCATGATGGACGTGCCGCTGGAGCATGCGAACGCGACGGTTCGCATCCAGGGGGGCGGTCCGCTGAAGGCGGTGGAGTTCGACGGAGACGCGGCGACCGATGCCGTGCTCGCGATGGTGGCGGCCGCCGTCTTCGCCGACGGAACCTCGCGCTTCTATAATGTCGAGAACTTGCGGTATAAGGAATGCGACCGCATCACCGACTATGTGGCCGAGCTCCGGAAGGCCGGCGCGGATGTCGAGGAGCGGCAGGCGGAGATTATCGTGCACGGGAAGCCGCAAGGCGTAGCCGGCGGCGTCGAGATCAACGCGCACTACGATCACCGGGTCATTATGGCGCTCACGGTGGTCGGGCTGCGGGCGCAGCAGCCGGTTCGCATTCGCGATGCCCATCATGTCGCCAAATCGTACCCTCAATATTTTGACCATTTGAAGGCATTGGGCGCGCAGGTGGAATGGGTGGAAGGCTAA
- a CDS encoding CoA-binding protein, with product MSYEHPPQEEIRKLLNESGTIAVVGLSDDPTRVSYMVAEAMQKKGYRIIPVNPKADRILGEACYPSLKDVPVPIDIVNVFRRSEYCADVAREAAEVKAKALWLQQGIVNEEAARIAADNGMFCVMDLCIKVLDSILLPQGKTVS from the coding sequence ATGAGCTACGAGCACCCGCCCCAAGAAGAGATCCGCAAGCTGCTGAACGAGAGCGGGACGATAGCCGTGGTCGGTCTGTCTGATGACCCGACGCGGGTATCCTATATGGTGGCCGAAGCGATGCAAAAGAAGGGGTACCGGATTATTCCGGTCAACCCGAAGGCGGACCGCATTCTTGGCGAGGCCTGCTATCCCTCGTTGAAGGACGTGCCGGTTCCGATCGATATCGTGAACGTGTTCCGGCGCAGCGAATATTGCGCCGATGTGGCGCGGGAGGCGGCGGAGGTCAAGGCGAAGGCCCTATGGCTGCAGCAGGGGATCGTGAATGAAGAAGCGGCCCGCATCGCCGCGGATAACGGCATGTTCTGCGTCATGGACTTGTGCATCAAAGTGCTGGATTCGATTTTGCTCCCGCAGGGGAAGACCGTATCTTAA
- a CDS encoding transposase: protein MGKHFSKEKRLQIVKEAMAGIKVGTLARMYGVHPETVRVWVRDHRDEISQEEIPAADEHLQELRRLQEVEAKFEQAKKLLGEKELEIEILREVVKKKNPAYLKDLK, encoded by the coding sequence ATGGGAAAGCACTTTAGCAAGGAAAAACGCCTGCAAATTGTAAAGGAAGCAATGGCCGGCATTAAGGTGGGAACACTTGCCCGAATGTACGGTGTCCATCCGGAGACGGTACGTGTTTGGGTTAGAGACCACCGTGACGAAATTAGCCAAGAGGAGATACCCGCAGCAGACGAGCATCTGCAAGAACTCCGTCGACTTCAAGAGGTAGAGGCAAAGTTCGAGCAGGCAAAAAAGCTCCTGGGTGAAAAAGAGCTTGAGATCGAGATCCTACGAGAAGTCGTAAAAAAGAAGAACCCCGCTTATCTGAAAGACTTGAAATAG
- a CDS encoding IS3 family transposase — translation MKVRESTYYGRKKREASSTEEQASCALKGRPVPGFSSTNTGRKVSDEQIKEWMLELLEGEEHIYGYKNLALCLRRQRGLILNKKKAYRICKELGILQKQRKKTSKHPRRVPRNRTVTGVNQLWQIDIKYGYVIGRQRFFFVLSIIDVFDRVVVGQYRGSVCEAKHVVQTLCRALQERLNPGDELPTVRTDNGPQFVSKLFGDTCESLEIVHERIPPRSPNMNAYIESFHSLLERDLFSLTEFMTFEEAYEALDRYMDFYNNRRMHGSLKSMSPSEYSKWVMTLEDRSKYHRAV, via the coding sequence CTGAAAGTTCGCGAATCGACGTACTATGGCCGGAAGAAACGAGAGGCATCCAGTACCGAAGAACAGGCTTCATGCGCTCTAAAAGGGCGTCCTGTGCCTGGATTTTCCTCTACGAATACGGGCCGGAAAGTTTCAGATGAACAGATTAAAGAATGGATGCTCGAACTCCTGGAAGGAGAAGAGCACATTTATGGGTATAAGAATTTGGCGCTGTGCCTCCGCAGACAACGTGGATTGATTCTAAACAAGAAAAAGGCGTACCGCATTTGCAAAGAGTTAGGAATTCTTCAGAAACAACGGAAGAAAACAAGCAAACATCCTCGAAGAGTACCGAGAAACCGGACGGTAACCGGGGTGAACCAGCTATGGCAAATTGATATTAAATATGGGTACGTGATTGGGCGCCAGCGTTTCTTTTTCGTGCTCAGTATCATCGATGTATTTGACCGCGTCGTCGTCGGACAATACCGGGGTTCCGTGTGTGAGGCCAAGCACGTCGTACAGACACTATGCCGGGCGCTACAAGAACGCCTGAATCCCGGCGATGAGTTGCCCACCGTCCGCACCGACAACGGGCCTCAGTTTGTCAGCAAGTTGTTTGGTGATACGTGCGAGAGTCTGGAGATCGTCCATGAACGCATCCCGCCACGCAGTCCGAATATGAATGCCTACATTGAGTCATTTCATAGCTTACTCGAACGTGATCTGTTCAGCCTGACGGAATTTATGACATTTGAAGAGGCCTATGAAGCACTTGATCGTTACATGGATTTCTACAACAACCGCAGAATGCATGGTAGCCTAAAGAGCATGTCACCATCGGAATACTCAAAGTGGGTCATGACGCTGGAGGACCGATCAAAATATCATCGGGCCGTGTAA
- a CDS encoding glucose PTS transporter subunit IIA, whose translation MSLNQLGILQQLSRALMQPLIALPAAALALALGHLLAGAGFQDTASLFELTGRTIFYVLPYIFAVGVALGLANNAGIAALSALLGIFIFRQLLNQWSGSAFEPTVLNGIIFGILAGLVHQRFKDVRFPEYMQFFGGQRFAVLLTTLCSIALSWVMIMLAPFMQQGIQFLGQEILAMGGFGVFLYGVLHRVLIAFGLHHLLNNLYWFQVGTFTDAEGMTYSGDLPRFFAGDPEAGVYMAGLYPIMMFALPAVALAIVHESREDLRPKVRKTYMTAALVSLLTGITEPIEFAFLFAAPYLFIVHALLSGAAMWITAELGVRHGFSFSAGAIDYVVNFHQSKGALWIIPVGIAFALIYYVVFRFAIQKFQIPTPGRVEGSLLDDMASDLLHRVPLIMQALGGKDNIADIQACITRLRLRVNNDKLVDRHTLRKLGAAGVIRLGGGHLQVVFGTYSELIKDEMVKRLQRNSKQVWFVAPVQGKMIPIEEVPDRIFAQKLVGQGVAFLPDKGELVSPVHGRVRHVYPTMHALGIETPEGLEVLLHIGIETSSLNGAGFQAVVQEGDEVRPGQLMIKFDYNEVKKRCASLATPMVITNSDTVASWSFAPFAAVKRGQTSVMSVVLKEQANGGGRR comes from the coding sequence ATGTCCTTGAATCAGTTAGGGATTCTTCAGCAGTTATCGCGGGCGCTTATGCAGCCGCTGATCGCGCTGCCCGCAGCGGCGCTGGCGCTGGCGCTTGGCCATCTTCTGGCGGGGGCGGGCTTCCAGGATACGGCTTCGCTGTTCGAGCTGACCGGCCGGACGATCTTTTATGTGCTCCCCTACATTTTCGCGGTGGGGGTCGCGCTGGGGCTGGCCAATAATGCCGGAATCGCCGCCCTGTCGGCGCTGCTCGGCATCTTTATTTTCCGCCAGCTGCTGAATCAATGGAGCGGATCGGCCTTCGAGCCGACCGTATTGAACGGCATCATCTTCGGAATATTGGCGGGACTCGTCCATCAACGCTTCAAGGATGTGCGCTTTCCGGAATATATGCAATTTTTCGGAGGCCAGCGATTTGCGGTGCTCCTTACGACGCTGTGCTCGATCGCCCTTTCCTGGGTGATGATAATGCTGGCTCCCTTCATGCAGCAGGGCATCCAGTTTTTAGGGCAGGAAATATTGGCTATGGGCGGATTCGGCGTTTTTTTGTATGGCGTCCTGCATCGGGTGCTGATCGCTTTCGGCCTTCATCATCTCCTGAACAATCTGTATTGGTTCCAGGTAGGCACATTTACCGATGCCGAAGGGATGACGTACAGCGGCGATTTGCCCCGTTTTTTTGCGGGAGATCCGGAGGCAGGCGTATACATGGCCGGTCTGTATCCGATTATGATGTTCGCGCTGCCGGCCGTGGCGCTGGCTATTGTGCATGAATCGCGGGAGGATCTGCGCCCCAAAGTGCGCAAGACATACATGACGGCGGCCTTGGTCTCGCTGTTGACGGGAATTACCGAACCGATTGAATTCGCGTTCCTGTTCGCCGCACCGTATCTGTTCATCGTCCATGCGCTGTTGAGCGGGGCCGCGATGTGGATTACGGCCGAACTCGGCGTGCGGCACGGCTTCTCGTTCTCGGCCGGAGCGATAGATTATGTCGTCAATTTTCACCAGTCGAAGGGAGCGCTGTGGATTATCCCTGTCGGCATCGCGTTCGCGCTCATCTATTATGTCGTCTTCCGCTTCGCCATCCAGAAGTTCCAGATCCCGACCCCGGGCCGGGTCGAAGGCTCGCTGCTTGACGATATGGCAAGCGACCTGCTGCATCGGGTGCCGCTCATCATGCAGGCGCTCGGGGGCAAGGATAATATAGCGGACATTCAGGCCTGCATTACCCGGCTCAGGCTGCGCGTCAACAATGACAAGCTGGTCGATCGCCATACGCTGCGCAAGCTTGGAGCGGCGGGCGTCATTCGGCTTGGCGGGGGGCATTTACAGGTCGTCTTCGGCACCTACTCGGAGCTGATCAAGGATGAGATGGTCAAGCGGCTGCAGCGCAATTCGAAGCAGGTCTGGTTTGTCGCTCCGGTGCAAGGGAAAATGATCCCGATTGAAGAGGTGCCGGACCGCATTTTCGCGCAAAAGCTTGTCGGACAAGGAGTCGCCTTCTTGCCTGACAAAGGCGAGCTCGTCTCGCCCGTACATGGCCGAGTGCGCCATGTCTACCCTACTATGCACGCGCTAGGCATCGAGACGCCGGAAGGGTTGGAAGTCCTCCTTCACATCGGAATCGAGACGTCATCGTTGAATGGCGCCGGTTTTCAGGCAGTTGTACAGGAAGGTGATGAAGTGAGACCAGGACAGCTTATGATTAAATTCGACTACAACGAAGTGAAGAAGCGCTGCGCATCGCTCGCGACCCCGATGGTCATTACGAATTCGGATACGGTCGCTTCTTGGAGCTTCGCGCCGTTCGCGGCGGTCAAGCGGGGGCAGACTTCCGTCATGTCGGTCGTGCTGAAGGAGCAGGCTAACGGGGGTGGTAGACGATGA
- the ptsP gene encoding phosphoenolpyruvate--protein phosphotransferase translates to MTQKVQGIGASSGIAIGKAFVLPTWEWDVPEEKMDPSDLAREFERLYEGIRSSKDEIEFIKSEIREMVGNEESSIFDAHLAILDDPIFMNEIQGIIQRQYKAAEVAVKEAIDHFVTMFDLLDDEYMKERALDIKDVGNRLLKHLLGAPEITLPTDTQPYILVAKELSPSQLVHLNPKNVLGIVMLMGGKTSHSAIMARALGIPLVLGLEGKITRPVQTGDLVIVDGEHGIVHIEPPEQVIKQYEARHEAYAREMDELKKLVKLPAVTQDGLTITLSANISSTRELEIADQNGAEGVGLFRTEFMYMDRSYPPSEAEQLAVYRDAAEHYKDSQVIIRTLDIGGDKPMEYLNLPEEDNPFLGYRAIRICLDQQELFKSQLRAILRASASGPIAIMIPMISSVEEIIAAKAVLEEAKAELRDEGLPFDEKLPVGIMIEVPAAALIADRLAEEVDFFSIGTNDLVQYTLAVDRMNEQIAHMYDPFHPAVLRLIRHTIEAAKARGIGISVCGEMAGDTRAVPLWIALGVTKLSMSSRFIPRVKAAIHRATRTGSEQLAERLFAARSKAEIDELIERHFSS, encoded by the coding sequence ATGACGCAGAAGGTGCAGGGAATCGGGGCTTCGAGCGGAATCGCCATCGGCAAGGCGTTCGTGCTTCCGACATGGGAATGGGACGTGCCGGAGGAAAAGATGGATCCGTCCGATCTGGCCCGCGAGTTCGAGCGGCTGTACGAAGGCATCCGTTCGTCAAAGGACGAGATCGAGTTCATTAAGAGCGAGATTCGCGAGATGGTCGGAAATGAAGAGTCCTCGATATTTGACGCGCATCTGGCCATATTGGACGATCCGATATTTATGAATGAGATTCAAGGCATTATCCAGCGGCAATACAAGGCGGCCGAAGTGGCGGTCAAGGAGGCTATCGATCACTTCGTCACGATGTTCGATTTGCTGGACGATGAGTATATGAAGGAGCGGGCGCTGGATATCAAGGATGTCGGCAACCGTCTGCTCAAGCATTTGCTGGGCGCGCCGGAGATTACGCTGCCGACCGACACGCAGCCGTATATTCTGGTCGCGAAGGAGCTGTCGCCGTCGCAGCTCGTCCATCTCAATCCGAAAAATGTGCTTGGCATCGTCATGCTGATGGGGGGGAAGACGTCCCATTCGGCGATTATGGCCCGGGCGCTTGGCATTCCGCTCGTGCTCGGACTGGAGGGGAAGATTACAAGGCCTGTCCAGACGGGCGATCTGGTCATCGTGGACGGGGAGCATGGCATCGTCCATATTGAGCCGCCGGAGCAGGTCATAAAGCAGTACGAGGCCCGGCACGAAGCGTATGCCCGGGAGATGGACGAGCTGAAGAAGCTGGTCAAGCTTCCTGCCGTCACTCAGGATGGGCTGACGATCACCTTGTCGGCCAATATCAGCTCCACGCGCGAACTGGAGATCGCCGATCAGAACGGGGCAGAGGGCGTCGGGCTGTTCCGGACGGAATTCATGTATATGGATCGTTCGTACCCGCCGTCCGAAGCGGAGCAGTTGGCGGTCTACCGGGATGCCGCCGAGCATTACAAGGATTCGCAGGTCATTATCCGCACGCTCGATATCGGCGGCGACAAGCCGATGGAATATTTGAATCTTCCGGAAGAGGATAATCCGTTCCTCGGCTACCGGGCGATTCGCATCTGCCTCGATCAGCAGGAGCTGTTCAAGTCTCAGCTCCGCGCCATTCTCCGGGCGAGCGCGTCTGGCCCGATCGCGATTATGATCCCGATGATCTCGTCCGTGGAGGAGATTATCGCGGCCAAGGCGGTGCTGGAAGAGGCGAAGGCGGAGCTGCGGGACGAAGGGCTGCCTTTTGACGAGAAGCTGCCTGTAGGCATTATGATCGAGGTTCCGGCTGCGGCCCTGATCGCCGATCGTCTCGCGGAAGAGGTTGACTTCTTCAGCATCGGCACGAACGATCTGGTGCAATATACCCTGGCCGTCGACCGGATGAACGAGCAGATTGCGCATATGTACGATCCGTTCCATCCCGCGGTGCTGCGTCTCATCCGCCATACGATCGAGGCGGCCAAGGCGCGCGGCATCGGCATCAGCGTCTGCGGCGAGATGGCGGGGGATACGCGGGCCGTCCCGCTCTGGATCGCGCTGGGCGTCACCAAGCTGAGCATGTCCTCGCGCTTCATTCCACGGGTGAAGGCGGCTATCCACCGCGCGACCCGAACCGGGAGCGAGCAGCTGGCGGAACGTCTTTTCGCGGCCCGCTCCAAAGCCGAGATCGATGAGCTGATCGAACGGCATTTTTCGTCGTGA
- a CDS encoding type 1 glutamine amidotransferase domain-containing protein → MRLSGKRVIALVDDEFEDLELWYPVHRVREEGAEVHLVGDKAGKTYIGKYGVPATSDFAFEDIDAESYDGVLVPGGWAPDKLRRYEGVLSIIRGIDKAAKPIGQICHAGWVLISAKILQGRTVTSTPGIRDDMENAGATWLDQEVVVDGHLVSARRPPDLPAYGKAFCDKLAER, encoded by the coding sequence ATGCGTTTAAGCGGCAAGCGCGTCATCGCGCTCGTTGATGACGAATTCGAGGATTTGGAATTATGGTATCCGGTTCACCGCGTCCGCGAAGAGGGAGCGGAGGTGCATCTGGTTGGCGATAAGGCCGGCAAGACGTATATCGGGAAATACGGCGTTCCCGCCACGTCCGACTTTGCTTTCGAGGACATCGATGCCGAATCGTACGACGGCGTGCTCGTACCGGGGGGCTGGGCTCCCGACAAGCTCCGCCGCTATGAAGGCGTCCTCTCGATAATCCGCGGCATAGATAAGGCGGCCAAGCCGATCGGCCAGATTTGCCACGCAGGCTGGGTGCTTATCTCCGCCAAAATTCTTCAGGGCCGGACCGTAACATCGACGCCGGGCATCCGCGACGACATGGAGAACGCGGGCGCGACGTGGCTCGATCAGGAGGTCGTCGTCGACGGCCACCTCGTATCGGCCCGCAGACCGCCGGATCTTCCCGCTTACGGGAAAGCATTTTGCGACAAGCTGGCGGAACGCTGA
- the ytxJ gene encoding bacillithiol system redox-active protein YtxJ, producing MRSIDTEQALQEWIDSTTEQTAVLFKHSTRCPISARANEEMGKVAEEFEPRGIAMGRILVVEHRDVSLACADKLGIRHESPQVIVMKEGQVVWHDSHHAITFDNVSTELTSSTR from the coding sequence TTGAGATCGATAGATACGGAGCAAGCGCTGCAGGAATGGATAGATTCCACCACGGAGCAGACCGCCGTCTTATTCAAGCACAGCACCCGCTGTCCGATTAGCGCCCGGGCGAACGAAGAGATGGGCAAGGTGGCGGAGGAATTCGAGCCCCGGGGAATCGCCATGGGACGAATTCTTGTCGTCGAGCATCGCGATGTGTCGCTTGCCTGCGCAGACAAGCTGGGCATCCGCCATGAATCGCCTCAAGTCATTGTAATGAAAGAGGGGCAGGTCGTCTGGCACGACTCCCATCATGCGATAACATTTGACAATGTAAGCACGGAGTTGACGTCTTCCACCCGCTAA
- the ccpA gene encoding catabolite control protein A produces MTVTIYDVAREAGVSMATVSRVVNNNPNVKPQTRKKVYEAIERLGYRPNAVARGLASKKTTTVGVVIPDISNSIFAEVARGIEDIANMYHYNIILCNADKKKEKEIRVINTLLEKQVDGLVFMGGVVTEDHIQAFRTASVPIVLCATTDEHASIPSVDIDHEGAAFDAVNTLIRHGHRDIAMISGTLQDPANGFARFQGYKKALEGAGIEYKEDLVRIGNYRYESGVEAMKYFLGLKKRPTAIFAATDEMAIGAIHCIQDAGLKVPDDFSVISVDNIRMASMVRPQLTTVAQPMYDIGAVAMRLLTKLMKKENVENSQVVLPHETILRLSVSQVNE; encoded by the coding sequence GTGACGGTAACTATTTATGATGTAGCGAGAGAAGCGGGCGTCTCGATGGCCACCGTTTCCCGGGTTGTGAACAACAACCCGAACGTGAAGCCGCAAACGCGAAAAAAGGTGTATGAAGCGATTGAGCGTTTAGGTTATCGCCCGAATGCAGTCGCACGCGGACTTGCGAGCAAAAAGACGACAACCGTTGGGGTCGTCATTCCGGATATTTCCAATTCTATTTTTGCTGAGGTCGCACGAGGAATTGAAGATATTGCGAACATGTACCACTACAATATCATTTTGTGCAACGCAGACAAGAAGAAAGAGAAGGAAATTCGCGTCATCAATACGCTGCTGGAGAAGCAAGTGGACGGGCTCGTGTTCATGGGCGGTGTCGTAACGGAGGATCATATCCAGGCGTTCCGTACCGCATCCGTTCCGATCGTGCTGTGCGCGACGACGGACGAGCATGCCTCCATTCCTTCGGTAGACATTGATCATGAAGGGGCCGCATTCGATGCGGTCAACACCCTGATTCGCCATGGTCACCGCGATATTGCGATGATTAGCGGCACGCTTCAGGATCCGGCGAACGGATTCGCGCGTTTCCAAGGCTATAAGAAGGCTTTAGAGGGAGCAGGCATCGAATACAAGGAAGACTTGGTCCGTATCGGGAATTACCGGTATGAATCCGGCGTGGAAGCCATGAAATATTTCCTCGGTCTGAAGAAGCGCCCGACGGCGATTTTTGCGGCCACCGATGAAATGGCGATCGGCGCGATTCATTGCATTCAGGACGCCGGGTTGAAGGTGCCTGACGACTTCTCGGTCATCAGCGTTGACAATATCCGCATGGCTTCGATGGTTCGTCCTCAGCTGACGACGGTAGCCCAGCCAATGTATGATATCGGCGCGGTGGCGATGCGCTTGCTGACCAAGCTGATGAAGAAGGAGAACGTCGAGAATTCGCAGGTCGTTCTGCCTCACGAGACGATTCTTCGCTTGTCGGTCAGCCAGGTGAATGAGTAA
- a CDS encoding 5'-methylthioadenosine/adenosylhomocysteine nucleosidase — translation MAHEAVIGIIGAMDEEIERLLQAAQDVEEVNVTGMTFYKGQLEGRPVVICKSGVGKVNAAVTTQVLIDRFGAKQVLFTGVAGAIHPELNIGDIVISTYCMHHDMDVTALGFEPGVIPFQETSRFEADSALIQLAEQVCAELFPGRYLKGGVLSGDQFIASRDKVKALYETFPGSACTEMEGAAVAQVCHIHAIPFLVIRSMSDKADGSAHVNFAEFTVEAALHSYQIIERMVSQSS, via the coding sequence ATGGCACACGAAGCCGTAATCGGAATTATTGGCGCGATGGACGAAGAGATTGAGCGCCTGCTGCAGGCTGCACAGGACGTTGAAGAAGTGAATGTAACGGGAATGACTTTTTATAAGGGGCAGCTCGAGGGGCGTCCGGTCGTCATATGCAAATCGGGCGTCGGCAAAGTGAACGCCGCCGTCACGACACAAGTGCTGATTGACCGCTTCGGGGCCAAGCAGGTGCTCTTTACCGGGGTCGCCGGCGCGATTCACCCCGAGCTGAATATCGGCGATATCGTCATCTCGACGTACTGCATGCATCATGATATGGATGTGACTGCGCTTGGCTTCGAGCCAGGGGTCATTCCATTCCAGGAGACCTCCCGCTTCGAGGCGGATAGCGCCCTGATTCAGCTGGCCGAGCAGGTATGCGCCGAATTGTTCCCGGGGCGATATCTGAAGGGCGGGGTGCTGTCCGGGGATCAATTCATTGCCAGCCGCGACAAGGTCAAGGCGCTGTACGAGACGTTCCCTGGATCGGCCTGCACGGAAATGGAAGGCGCGGCCGTGGCGCAAGTATGCCATATCCATGCGATCCCGTTCCTCGTTATCCGGTCGATGTCGGACAAGGCAGACGGTTCGGCGCATGTCAATTTCGCGGAATTCACGGTCGAAGCCGCCTTGCACTCCTATCAAATTATTGAGCGGATGGTCAGCCAATCCTCGTGA